The Geoglobus acetivorans genome window below encodes:
- the pstC gene encoding phosphate ABC transporter permease subunit PstC codes for MNSSKKVTESLIKTVLLICTLLTVFVTFSIIYILLSESATFFLSVSPVEFFTGMKWTPTIKPYAYGVLPLVSGTLMITIGSALIAIPAGLLSAIYLSEYASERVRNILKPMLEILAGVPTVVYGFFAFAYITPFLKNLVPDLQAYNALSASIVVGIMIIPIVASISEDAIRAVPRSLREAGYALGARKPRVILTIVIPSALSGIIASFILGISRAIGETMAVTIAAGRTPRLANILNPADWTKSIETMTAAMVELGLSDVSGHSLAYKSLFAIGFTLFLMTLALNTVSYFVKMKYREVYR; via the coding sequence TTGAATTCCAGTAAGAAAGTCACGGAAAGTCTGATAAAAACCGTCCTGCTCATCTGCACACTTCTCACGGTATTCGTAACATTCAGCATAATCTACATACTTCTGTCTGAGAGTGCAACTTTTTTCCTCTCGGTCTCACCTGTTGAATTTTTCACGGGCATGAAGTGGACTCCCACGATTAAGCCCTACGCCTACGGGGTCCTGCCACTCGTCTCTGGAACGCTCATGATTACGATCGGCTCAGCCCTCATAGCGATTCCGGCGGGACTTCTTTCAGCAATATATCTGAGCGAGTACGCAAGCGAGAGGGTGAGGAACATCCTCAAACCCATGCTCGAAATCCTTGCGGGCGTACCCACAGTCGTTTACGGGTTCTTCGCTTTCGCATACATAACTCCGTTTCTGAAAAATCTCGTGCCCGACCTGCAGGCGTATAATGCCCTCAGCGCTTCAATAGTCGTCGGGATAATGATAATCCCGATCGTCGCGAGCATAAGCGAGGATGCAATCAGAGCCGTTCCGAGGTCGCTGAGAGAGGCAGGATACGCACTCGGAGCCAGAAAACCGAGGGTCATTTTGACAATCGTGATACCCTCTGCCCTTTCAGGGATCATCGCAAGCTTCATCCTAGGAATCTCGAGAGCGATAGGAGAGACGATGGCGGTCACGATAGCGGCGGGCAGAACGCCGAGACTTGCGAACATACTGAACCCTGCAGACTGGACGAAGTCCATAGAAACAATGACTGCGGCGATGGTTGAGCTCGGCCTAAGTGATGTGAGCGGACACAGCCTGGCCTACAAGAGCCTGTTCGCCATAGGATTCACGCTGTTCCTGATGACCCTCGCCCTGAACACCGTGAGCTACTTTGTTAAGATGAAGTACAGGGAGGTGTACAGATGA
- the pstA gene encoding phosphate ABC transporter permease PstA — MKGDGWKEKMFMALTLVATLAGITILSALLALTFYEAVNWIDVQFLTSPPSRFPDRAGIYPSIVGTIMSMILVGVFSVPLGVGAAIYLEEYGRRSRFKQILEINISNLAAVPSIVYGLLGLGLFVSTLHIGAGSILAGSLTLSLLILPTVIVSSQEAIRAVPDSLREASIGLGASKWQTIRNVVLPSSIPGILTGVILSLSRAIGETAPLIMIGAATTIFTAPKSIFSTYSPLPMQIFMWTDMPKEEFLHGLAPAAIIVLLAIMLSMNALAIYLRNHYRKKLWG; from the coding sequence ATGAAGGGAGATGGATGGAAGGAAAAAATGTTCATGGCTCTTACGCTCGTCGCAACCCTTGCGGGAATAACCATCCTCTCAGCGCTGCTTGCGCTGACGTTTTACGAGGCCGTAAACTGGATCGATGTCCAGTTCCTGACCTCACCGCCCTCAAGGTTCCCGGACAGGGCCGGAATTTACCCCTCAATCGTGGGAACGATTATGTCGATGATTCTGGTCGGAGTCTTTTCGGTTCCCCTTGGAGTCGGCGCAGCCATCTATCTTGAGGAATACGGAAGGAGGAGCAGATTCAAGCAGATTCTGGAGATAAACATCTCAAATCTGGCAGCCGTTCCCTCCATCGTTTACGGTCTTCTCGGACTCGGACTTTTCGTTTCGACACTCCACATCGGAGCGGGCAGCATTCTTGCCGGCTCCCTCACGCTATCCCTGCTCATCCTGCCCACAGTCATAGTCTCATCACAGGAGGCCATCAGGGCTGTTCCCGACTCACTGAGAGAAGCTTCGATAGGTCTCGGAGCCTCAAAGTGGCAGACCATAAGGAACGTCGTTCTCCCATCGTCAATTCCGGGAATACTCACGGGCGTTATACTCTCACTGTCGAGGGCGATAGGCGAAACAGCCCCGCTCATCATGATCGGCGCAGCCACAACTATTTTCACCGCACCAAAAAGCATCTTCAGCACGTATTCACCGTTACCGATGCAGATATTCATGTGGACGGACATGCCCAAGGAGGAGTTTCTCCATGGCCTAGCACCGGCAGCGATAATCGTCCTCCTTGCAATCATGCTGTCCATGAACGCACTGGCAATTTACCTGAGAAACCATTACAGGAAAAAGCTATGGGGGTGA
- the pstB gene encoding phosphate ABC transporter ATP-binding protein PstB — protein sequence MGHIFDIKNLTVYYGEKPGISDVSMKIYRNKVTAVIGPSGCGKSTFLRALNRLVELADNVRVSGEVIFDGKNIYDRDVDPVEIRRRIGMVFQHPNPFPKSIFDNIAYGPRIHGINDREKLKEIVESSLKKAALWDEVRDRLNDSALRLSGGQQQRLCIARAIATNPEVILFDEPTSALDPIASAKIEELMVELKRNYTVVVVTHNIQQAARISDYTAFFWMGKLVEYDRTKKIFEKPENELTERYITGRVG from the coding sequence ATGGGGCACATATTCGATATAAAAAATCTCACCGTATATTACGGCGAAAAGCCCGGAATCAGCGATGTGAGCATGAAGATCTACAGAAACAAGGTTACTGCGGTTATCGGGCCGAGTGGATGCGGGAAGTCCACATTTCTGAGGGCGTTGAACAGGCTCGTGGAGCTTGCTGACAACGTCAGGGTTTCCGGAGAGGTGATATTCGACGGAAAGAACATCTACGACAGAGACGTGGACCCGGTAGAGATCAGAAGGAGAATAGGAATGGTTTTCCAGCATCCGAACCCGTTTCCGAAGAGCATATTTGACAACATCGCATATGGACCGAGAATTCACGGAATAAACGACCGGGAAAAGCTGAAGGAGATCGTGGAGAGCAGTCTGAAAAAAGCCGCTCTCTGGGATGAAGTCAGGGACAGGCTCAACGACTCGGCGTTGAGGCTATCAGGAGGTCAGCAGCAGAGGCTCTGCATAGCAAGGGCCATAGCGACCAATCCGGAAGTGATCCTCTTCGATGAGCCGACTTCAGCCCTTGACCCCATCGCATCGGCAAAGATAGAAGAGCTGATGGTCGAGCTGAAGAGAAACTACACGGTGGTGGTCGTGACCCACAACATCCAGCAGGCCGCAAGGATAAGCGACTACACCGCATTCTTCTGGATGGGCAAGCTTGTGGAGTATGACAGAACGAAGAAGATATTCGAAAAGCCGGAAAACGAGCTGACGGAGAGATACATAACGGGGAGAGTCGGATGA
- a CDS encoding phosphate ABC transporter substrate-binding protein PstS family protein has product MRKKVSLVLVIALLLTLIAAGCTQQSTEETEKTEGMKLSGEVKIAGSSTVYPITIAIGEEFSRLHPDVVVSVQSTGTGGGFKNFFIPGHADINDASRPIKQEELDAAKENGVEPIEFLVGYDALSVIVNPENDWVGCLSFEDLKKIWGPDATGNVTKWSDVNPDWPDENMNLYGPTSASGTFDFFTEHVVGESGAHRQDYHGTEEDNTIIMAVARDKYAMGYLGLAYYLENKDRVKAVEIKNPETGACVAPSIESGQSGEYPLARPLFIYVNKEALKKPAVREFVKFYLENLDSGIVEEIGYIPVSEKIKEENLKKFNDALKELGVE; this is encoded by the coding sequence ATGCGGAAAAAAGTCAGTCTGGTTCTGGTTATAGCACTGCTCCTGACCCTCATCGCTGCTGGCTGCACACAGCAGAGCACTGAGGAAACGGAGAAGACAGAGGGCATGAAACTTAGCGGAGAAGTTAAGATTGCCGGAAGCTCAACAGTGTACCCCATAACAATAGCAATCGGAGAGGAGTTCAGCAGGCTCCACCCGGACGTTGTCGTATCCGTGCAGTCCACAGGCACAGGTGGAGGATTCAAGAACTTCTTCATTCCGGGGCATGCTGACATAAACGATGCGAGCAGACCGATAAAGCAGGAAGAGCTTGATGCAGCGAAGGAGAACGGTGTCGAGCCGATAGAATTTCTTGTGGGGTATGATGCCCTGTCAGTAATCGTCAATCCGGAAAACGACTGGGTCGGCTGTTTGAGCTTTGAAGACCTGAAGAAGATATGGGGACCTGATGCCACCGGAAACGTGACGAAGTGGAGCGATGTCAATCCGGACTGGCCCGATGAAAACATGAACCTGTACGGGCCGACTTCAGCTTCCGGAACCTTCGACTTCTTCACCGAGCACGTTGTTGGCGAATCAGGAGCCCACAGACAGGATTACCACGGAACAGAGGAGGACAACACGATAATAATGGCGGTTGCAAGGGACAAGTACGCAATGGGATACCTGGGGCTTGCATACTACCTCGAAAACAAGGACAGGGTTAAGGCGGTGGAGATCAAGAACCCCGAGACGGGGGCCTGCGTCGCTCCGTCCATCGAGTCCGGACAGAGCGGAGAATATCCACTCGCCAGACCTCTGTTCATCTACGTGAACAAGGAGGCGCTCAAGAAGCCTGCAGTCAGGGAGTTCGTGAAGTTCTACCTGGAGAACCTTGACAGCGGAATTGTTGAAGAGATAGGATACATTCCGGTTAGCGAAAAAATCAAGGAGGAGAACCTCAAGAAGTTTAACGACGCACTGAAAGAGCTGGGGGTGGAGTAA